A window of Companilactobacillus allii genomic DNA:
TCTTTTACATCTATCTCTTTAGTAGTACTAATCACTTTTTTAGAATCATCGTCGAGCAAATCTTTTCTATCAACTTTTAAAACGTTAGCTATTTTATCCAGAGTCTCCAAAGATGGGTTCTTTCCAGTTCTATATTGATAAATCATATTTTTGCTTAACCCAGATTTCTCAGCAACTTGTTGAAGACTCATGCCTCTGATTTTTGAATATTTTTTTATGTTGTCATATACCGTCATAGTAGTGTTT
This region includes:
- a CDS encoding helix-turn-helix domain-containing protein; its protein translation is MTVYDNIKKYSKIRGMSLQQVAEKSGLSKNMIYQYRTGKNPSLETLDKIANVLKVDRKDLLDDDSKKVISTTKEIDVKEAIDNDDVIMTFEGRPIPPEDLELMKRLLRGGRNDQ